The region GATTTTGTAGTAACATACAAAGTTGTTACTACAACATGCAAGCCTGAACTTGGGCACGAAATCATGACACATTTACAAAATAGACCAGTTTGTGGGGTCATGTTTAGGCAATCATGTTTTGGTGATTACGTGAACATGCCAATGGGTATCGAATGTCACCCTTTACTATGTCATTATCTTATGTGCAAGGAATTTACTACTTTTGATCCAATTGACATAAAAGCGTTTATATTTCCGGTTAGCGACTATCATGTTTGCTTTGACAGGAAAGCATTATGCTTGGTCACCGGTTTGCGGTTCGGAGAGTATTTCCCTCCTAGTTTTGGTTTTGCAGAGTTCAGAGAACGTATGTTTCCATTTGTGTCGCTTTCACGTTCGGTAAGTATGAATGACCTTATGCATATGTTCAATAACTTACTTCATCAATTAAGTAATGAAGACATGGTGAGAGACTCCCTGTTGTATATACTAGAGCACGGATTTTTGGGGAAATACCCTCAACAGCCAGTTACCAATGAACGCATGACACTTGTCTATAATTTAAACAAGTTTAACAGGTACATAGTTTTTTTACACACATTATAGCAAAATGATACATATACTTATTAAGTGCAATTTTTGACATAGGTACTCATGGGGCAGAGTGATATGGGATTTCACTTACAAAGAGATGTGTACTGTGTTTGATAAGATTAAAGACCATTTGAGCCCAAATACGCCAAGAGTCGGCAGTAGACACACATATACTCTACAGGGATTTGTCTATGCATTTAAGGTATGTACACTATGTTTAATAAGAGTTTTTAAGCAACAAGTATTGTAATTTTGTTAAGTTGGTAAGTTGTTTGATATCTTAATTTTGTAGATTTGGATCATGGAGACATTTCCCAACAGTAGGATAGTTGGTTCCCCTATACCAAGTGTTATCCCTCGGGCAGTTTCATACCCTAGGATGAGGCGTTTGCAGTTACCTGACTGTCAACGTATTCTCAATGTTACTAATATATGtagtttatgatgggttttggccatatgaacattcctatgtgcacatgcaaaccctaatgcttggatctaggtttctctaattaaacatgcattgaatccaagacttctaatggctaattgagtataagaactatacaaaaaaatcaaagttagaagcttacctcgaaacacttgtttgatcttcttgttcttggagctctagagtcacaaatgtcactcatctaatggcttacaaacaccaactagcaagaggattatttgagagagaggagagggattagaaatcggccagggtttctttgctttagcagaggtgccgatttcccttgccctaggagtctatttatacttgtaaggctcctagggtttcacccttaaaccctagttggataatctttccttaaagcaatccaaatcctttccatgataagtccttggacgatttgtggcttatcccaagccctagaaatcgtccaaccctatccaagaaggatttacagcccaaagtgtaactatcaaacaattgacagtttataccctcttatttaattaatctctttaagtcaccaaattaattctaattaatttatgacttatattaatcaaataacaatattattattcattatattattctcataatatatcaataatatttattctctcataataaatcatcatgtcaagttgctatggtgaaggcaacccaaaaggaccatgcacaatcgggtcaaatacttgcctaatatagttgcagccttagacactattccaacagtctcccacttggataagtctagtaactatatgcacaagtacaattcgatttgcaatcgtagctctcaaagacgctgtcaaactctgatctaatcgatcttgtcctttaaataagggatcgtacagtcctctgttagatatcatgctgacaactctatggaataattagtctagcattttggtttctcgatctccgatttatttgacatagaacttaatcgaacacatcaattcagttctgaccgggcccggcacataagtcaaatcaaatcatcgagcggccgagatatcgcttttatcctcttcggataaaagttacagataaacttcgacttatatgcatttacttattcattaatcaactatacacaacaatgtgttttataacaccgagttactgatgcgttttcgcattatcaatgtataaccaattaacaaataacaaaccatatatctaggttttaagactatatga is a window of Lactuca sativa cultivar Salinas chromosome 1, Lsat_Salinas_v11, whole genome shotgun sequence DNA encoding:
- the LOC111915237 gene encoding uncharacterized protein LOC111915237; translated protein: MTHLQNRPVCGVMFRQSCFGDYVNMPMGIECHPLLCHYLMCKEFTTFDPIDIKAFIFPVSDYHVCFDRKALCLVTGLRFGEYFPPSFGFAEFRERMFPFVSLSRSVSMNDLMHMFNNLLHQLSNEDMVRDSLLYILEHGFLGKYPQQPVTNERMTLVYNLNKFNRYSWGRVIWDFTYKEMCTVFDKIKDHLSPNTPRVGSRHTYTLQGFVYAFKIWIMETFPNSRIVGSPIPSVIPRAVSYPRMRRLQLPDCQRILNVTNICSL